The following is a genomic window from Lysinibacillus sp. JNUCC-52.
TTTTTGAGAAAATGATGTTACAATTATTGTAACTAAAGATGAAGGGACGATGGGTGGCTGATGATTAACTAATCTTATTTTTTGCACATGAAATGTATATTTCAATGAACCAAAAATAGGATTAGTCTGCCCATTTTCCATAAGAGTAACGATACAGGCATAACCGCTGACGATCGTTAATCGTATACTTAAAACGCATATTTCCTCGTTAAAATTTCTTTAATGGGGTGTAGCTTTTTTAGTATTGGATCATCTCATAAACGAGGCTCTACGTTTGAGCTTTTTTATGTATGATATTTCGCGACTAATCCTTCCAAAATAATTGGAGGGATTTTTTTGTCCCTCTATACGGAGAGGAACGGATGAAATGAAAGAATTTTTAAAATTACAGAATGTACAGTATGAAGTGAATGATACATTAATTTTTGAAAATGTGAACGCTACGGTAAAACAAGGTGAAGTCATTGGCATAATCGGTAAAAATGGTGCTGGAAAATCGACATTATTACAGCTCATTCAAGGCATACTAACTCCTACAACAGGGCAGCTATTGTGGTTACAGCAAATCAAAATAGCTTATGTAGAGCAAGAGCAAGCAGCTATTGAAAATGGGGAAGTAAGTGCAGAGGAAGCCAATTTACTAGCGAAATGGCATGTGCCAAACACAGAGTTTACCGCTTTAAGTGGTGGCGAAAAGCTGAAAAGGCGACTAGCACGAGGCTTTTCACAGCATGCGCAATTACTATTATTGGATGAACCGACAAATCACTTAGATGAAGCAAGTACAGCACTGCTAATCGCTCAAGTAAAAAAATATGGCGGTACAATTATTGTCGTGTCACATGACCGTTATTTTTTGGATGAAGTTGCCACGAAAATATGGTCATTGGAAGACGGTAAATTGCATGAGCATAGTGGGCATTATACAAGTTATATGGCGGCTAGAGAGCAGCAACGATTAGCACAGCAACGTGCCTATGAAAAACAGCAAAAGAACATTGAACGTATTGAAGCGCAGATGAATGAGCTTTCGTCGTGGTCGCATAAGGCACATGCGCAATCGACGAAGCAAGAGGGTGTGAAGGAGTTTTATCGAGTTAAAGCTAAACGTATGGATGCGCAAGTAAAATCAAAGAAAAAACGATTGGAAAAGGAATTAGCAAAAAATAAAGTTGAACAACTTAAGCAAGAAGAGGAAGTACGATTTTCAGTAGAAACAAGCCAACGGGTAGGAAAACGATTTTTAGAGTGTAAGCATGTAACAAAATCTTTTCACCATCGTCTTATATTGAAAGATGTAAATATGACAATTAAATTTGGTGAAAAGATTGCGATTACTGGTCCAAATGGTAGCGGGAAAACGACTTTATTGAAAGTGCTGACAGGGCAAGAAAAGGCAGATGGCGATATATGGATTTCTCCTGCTGCCAATATTGGCTATTTAACGCAGGACGTATTTGATTTGCCGCTTGAACTGACGCCAGAGCAATATTTTTACAAGGAGACGTTTGAGGAAAGAGGTAAAGTCCGCAATGTCATGAAACATTTAGGGTTTACAGCGAGTCATTGGACAGCGCCTATTGGCAATATGAGTATGGGTGAGCGTGTGAAGTGTAAGCTTATGGCCTATATATTAGAGGAAAAAAACGTTCTCATTTTAGATGAGCCAACGAACCATTTAGATTTGCCTTCACGAGAGCAATTGGAGAAAACATTGGAGCTGTATACAGGTACATTGCTCGTTGTTTCACACGATCGTTATTTTCTAGAAAAAACGACGAACATTGTTTGGGAGCTTAAAAATAATGGCATTGAAAGAAAATGGAAAGAGAGTGCACCTTCACAAGTAAATGATACGAGCGCACTACGATTAACGCTTGAAAACGAAAGACAAGAAATACTCGGCAAATTGAGCTTTCTAACGGCAAAGGATAAAGAATATGCAATGCTTGATCGAAAGTTTAATGACTTAACGAAGCAAATTAACGAACTTCGTTAGTTTAACGTTTAAGAGAGAAAAGAGTGGGGAAAATAAACTTGATTCAGCAGAAATTCTCGCATTTATCATTTATTAATGTGGGGAAAACGGGCTTATATCATAGTTTTTCAAACAAATAAAAAACGCCAAAGCGTAATTGATATAAAGCCAAAGAGGGGTGTCTAGATGAAAAAATTACTTTTTACAAGCTTACTCACGATTAGTATGCTAAGCGCATGTACTACAAATGAGGATGAGAAAGTGAACGAGCAAGACCAAACACAGCAAAACGATACACAAGAAGAGCAGCAATCGAATGAAAATGAGCATGCAACAACTGAATCAAATGGTGAGGACACTGTTTCTTCTGTAACACAGGCAGAAGCATTAAAAACGATAAAAGAGCAGCTTGGCACAGAACTGGCAGTAGTAATGCCAAATAATCTTCCGCTTACAAAGGGGAATTTTTTAACGGCAACAACGAATGGCACTGATACACAGGCTGAAATACTATTTCTAGAAAGCAAAGAATATATTCCTGTTAATGATGTGAAGCTAAAAAATGCTTCAGCTGCTACACCGATTGCCAAGCTTACTGTAAAGCTATTTGACAGTGTAGATGAAGCAAACAAACAAATTGCTTATGAAGACTATAGTAAAAATGGTGGGCAACAAGTAGCGCTCGGCTACAATATTAATGGCTACCAAGATGCAGGCGCTGGCTCGTTGTGGACTGGCTGGAATGAGGGGAGATGGGCCATTGCTACTCATACCCGAACAGATAATCCAGACGCTGGAGTAGATTTAGCGAAACAAGCAGTAGAATATTTAGAATCCCATACGCTTCCGATTCCACATGAGAACGGCATGGTACATTTAGACGTCTATGAATCAGGAAACTTAATCGTATGGCAAGATGGAAAACTAGTCTATACCCTTGATTCGATAAAGGATCCAATGAAGGCATTAGCAATTGCATCAGCCTTTAATCAATAAATAAAATTCCTTGAGCGGCAATTGCGCTCAAGGAATTTTTTTGTTTATTTACTTTTCAGCCTCATCTACTAGTAGCGTATACTCTGCTACTCTATTTTGCCATGCTTCCATTGGAAACTCCTTATGCACAATACCATTTAATAGGTCCGACAATTGCTCCAAGCAAATATGCCAACCCGCTAAATCTTTAGGTGTATGGTCAGATAGCTGACCGATTGTTTCACGCAATATTAATATAGAGCCATCACTAGTTGGCGATAGCATAAAGCGTACACTATCCTTGCCCCATTCAAATTCTAGTACCTCCTGCTCAATATAATCCGTGATCGCCATCTCTATAAAGGCATCTGTTCCATCATTCATATTAAAACGCATGTTACCATTTTTCTTAAGGTCAACCATTTCTAAATTGCTCATCCATTTTTGAAGTTTTCCATTGTCTGTTAGTACCGCCCAAACTTCACTAATTGCATGTGACAATGGGCAAGTAAATTGAGCGATGTAGACGGATTGGTGTTTTTGAATGGTAGCTAGCATAAATATCCTCCTTGAATTTAAGGCTATTTGACCTTTTATTTATGAAAGACTGCTTGGAATAATCGGGTCACGCCTTCTTGTATTTCATCTTTCTTTAAATGGCCAAATCCTAAAATAATTCGATTGTTATGGTTTCCTTTACTAATGGAATGATCTTCAACTGGATATACTTTCACCCCAAAGTGTTCAATTTTTTCAAGTAGTGCTCTTGAGAAGTTGATGTTTTGTATTTCCACAACAAGGTGCAAACCTGTAGAATAGCCTAAAATTTTTATTCGATTTGAAAAGGTTGTATGTAAACAATCGATAAGAAAATCTCTATTGTTTTTATAATACTTCTTCATTTTTGCAATATGTCGCTCTAAGTATCCCTCTTTAATAAAGTGAGCTAGAATTAGCTGTTCCACCGAAGGCGTATGTAAATCAGAGAACCATTTAAGTTGACGGCATTTCTCAACAAGGTCTATTGGAAGAACCAAATAGCCAATTCTTAATGCTGGCGAGAGAATTTTACTAAACGATCCAACGTAAAGAACACGATTGGGGTCTAATCCTTGTAAGGAGCTTACGGGAGGACCTTCATATCTAAATTCGCTATCATAGTCATCTTCCACTAAATAACACTGTTTTTGTCTTGCATAGTTTATTAACTGAATCCTGCGTTGGATTGGTAAAGTACCCCCTAATGGAAACTGATGAGAAGGGGTAATAAAGACGAATTTTGGCTGTTGATTATGTGGTAATAAGGATGTTCTCATACCAGATTGATCAACTGGAATTGCATAAATAGAAGCGCCAGAAGATGTAAATATTGTTTGAATATCATTTGTAATCGGGTCTTCCATAATAGCGATATCATTTGCTGATAATAATAATCTTGCAATGATGGTTAATGCCTGAGTAGCACCAGAAGTTATGACTATTTGTTCTGGATGGCATTCGACACCTCTTGTCCGCAATAAATAGTTGGCTAATACATCCCTCAATTCGTATCGACCTTCAGGTAGGTCGTAACCAAAAAGTGTTGGATTCGTATCATTCCATATACGATGAGATAATTTTGCCCATGTTTTACGCGGAAATAAACTTAACGCAGGAATGCCTGAACGAAAATCAATTTTCATTTCTTCCTTTTTTTCTTCCGTTCTGTTCTTTAATACAACTTTGTTAGATTGAGTTAATAAGGCACCATCTGTAACAAATGTACCAGAACCTCTATAGGAGACGATAAATCCTTCTGCTATTAGTTGATCATAAGCTTCTAATATTACATTTCTAGACACACTTAACTCGGAACAGAGTTTACGTGTTGATGCCAACCTCTCGCCACCTTGTAAAGTGCCATTTAAAATTTTTTCACGAATTTGTTGATAGACCTGTTTATTTAAAGGTATATCTAATGCTCTATTTATTGGTATCCACAGCATGAATATTCGTCTCCTTCTTCAAATTGGTACCGTTAAAAAGTATAGTAAGTGGTTCTATTTTTACCAATATTACCATGATACAGTAACTTTAAATAATGAATAGGAGCTGAAAAAATGAAAAGGCCAGAAGAATTAGTTACTCAAGCATTGAAATCGGCTGCAAGAAATAATGAAATGAAAAATGATTTGCAACAATCGAAAGAACTTTATCCACTATTATCGAAGGCTGCAAGACGCTATGTAGCAGGGGAAGAAAGAGCGGAAGCCATTTCTATAGCAAAAAATTTTCTTGCTAAAGATTATCAAATTTCACTTGAGTTTATTGGAGAAAATACTGACAATCTGGAGGAATGTCAAAAGGCTACAAACGAATTTATGAAGTTGATTGAAGAGCTTGGTACTTTAGCTATGGGGCAAACTGTATCATTTGATTTATCGCATATTGGATTGTCTATAAACAAAGAGATTGCTTATAAACACCTACTTCAACTTGTTCAGCAGGCAAAAAAATACGGCATTATTTTAATGATTAGTATGGAGGAATCCTTAAAGACGGACGATATTCTTAACATATATAAAAAGATAGCGATCGAATACAACAATATCGGCATCACGTTACAAGCTCATTTATACCGAACTGCGTTGGATATACAGGAGCTTGTTCAATATTCTGGGAAGATAAGAATCGTGAAAGGTGCTTTTCAAGAGCCAAATACAATTGCATTGAAGCGATCAGAAGAGTTGAATCGTCGCTATCTTCAATATGTAGATCAATTAGTTAAATTAAATCATCCTATTTCAATAGCTACGCATGATGAATCCATTATACAAGTGATGGAACAACGACAATATTTCCAGCAAACGAATGTAGAAATTGAGACGCTTTATGGAATTCGACCAGAGTTAATTCGGGGTTTAAAAGAAAAAGGATATAACGGTAAGGTATATTTGCCGTATGGTCAGGATTGGTATTTATATTTATGTCATCGTCTTGCCGAAAACCCAGAGAACCTATATTTAGCAGTAACGGACATGTTAAGTACAGCGTTAGTAGACAGTAGTGAAGATTATTGAAGAATCAAATCATTTCTATTATCAATATAAGCCTTGCTATGAGTATAGTAGGAAGCTCTGTTGTTGCGGGTAAACTTATTGTTCAAAGTTTCCCTGTATTTCTTGCTTCTGAACTGAGGTTTTTAGTGGCAACAATCATTTTAGTGCCGATATTATTAATAGCTGAAGGTATGCCTTCAATACGAAAAAAAGACTATCTCTTGTTATTTTTACAAGCATTATCAGGTGTGTTTTTATTTAATATTTTTATGCTTTTTGGACTGACGCAAACGACAGCAACTGAAGCAGGTTTAATTACAAGTACTGTCCCTGCCTGTACGGGGTTGCTGTCATTTTTTCTATTGAAAGAGAAATTAACAAAGAATATTGTATTGGGCATATGCATTGCAATGATGGGAATTACGACGATTCATGCTCCTGGGATGTTTGGTATTTCTAACACTCCTCATATATCAGTAGTTGGTAATCTACTTGTATTTGGTGCAATTATGTGCGAGTCATTGTTTATTATCGTTGGGAAATTTATTTCCCGACGTGTTAGCGCGTTAGCTATTTCTACAATTGTTAGCTGTTTTGGGACAATATTATTTCTACCATTTGCGCTATATGAAAGTAGGCAGTTTGCATATGAAAAAGTGTCGTTTGCTGAATGGGGCATAATTCTTTATTTTGGAATCGTTGTAACGGTCATCGCATTTATTTTGATGCATCTGGGGATAGCAAAAGTGTCAGCGAGTATGGCGGGCATTTTAACGGGCTTTTTGCCAATCAGTAGTATTGCGTTATCTTCTTTGTTGTTAGGTGAAGCGATTACTTCTGTTCAATTAATTGGATGTGTACTAGTTTTAGTTGCCATATTTTATCTATCAAGACAACCAGCAACTAAATAAGTGTTTTGAAGAGCAGGAAAGAAGAAAACAGGAGGAATGGGAATGGATTATCAACAAGCTTTAACACGGTACATTGACGCAACAAATACGCATGACTTTAATAATGTCAAAGCGCTATTACACCCACAAGCAGTTTATTGGTTTACTGATAAAACATGCACAACGCTAGAGGAGATAGAAGCTTATTTTAATCATGCATGGCATGTCATAAAAGATGAAGTTTATCGAGCGGCAAATGTTCAGTGGCTAACCGTTGATGAAACTACCGCTACCTGTATTTATACATACCATTACGAAGGATATCATAATGGCACATTTGTATCAGGGAGCGGGAGAGCAACAAACGTATTTACTGTAGTAAATAATGAATGGAAGCTTATTCATGAGCATTTAAGTAGCTAGTGCAGTTGGCATTGGGCACCCTTTTGCAATCAACCCTCTTAATCTAGCTTTGCCGCATAAATGCGTGAGCTTTCGCCCCAAGGATGATAGCCAGTACCGATATGTGAAAAGCCATAGCGCTCATATAAGCCAATATGGTCTGTGCTAAGATACAGATGCGAAAAACCGTGTTGCTGAGCATCCTTTTTAGCTTGCTCTAATAGCAATGCTCCATAGGCATGCCCGCGATGGTTTTCTTCAATATATACCGCACATACCCAAGGATATAAATCCATACGACTAATAAAATCATTCGTTATTAAACCTGCACAGCCAATAATTTCATCATTGTCCATTAATAAATACCACTGCGGAAGTGGTGCCTGTGCTTCGATGCAATGTGAAATACAATCCTCATAGAGCATCATAGTCTCCTCACTTGCCCATTTGCTTTGTATATAGCTGGTCGCCAATTGAGCATAACGAGGCTCCTCACGTACAGAAATAATTTTCATACTCACACCCCTTTGAAAAATAATAGCATACAGTTATTATTGTAATAAATGGAAACGTTTATAAGCAATACTAAACCTCTGGGAGGGGCAATAAAGGTGCAAATTAGATCCGCGGGTATACATGATATTAAAGCTTTAACTTTGTTAATGGAGCAGCTTGGCTACCCAACGACAGAGGACAAAATGATGCAAAGATTTCAAGCTTTAGCAGCCAATCCAAGCTACCATACATTAGTTGCTGAAGTGGATGGATACGTAGTTGGGATGGCAGGGTTATGCCATAGCTTGTTTTATGAGCATGATGGTTGTTATGTACGCATTGTCGCCTTTGTCGTAGATTCTAACTATCGCAGAAAGGGCATTGGACAGAAGCTACTTGAAGCGATAGAATACTGGGCAGTGGAACAGGATGCATCTGCACTTGTGTTGAATAGCGGTAATCGTGAAGAACGTATTGCTGCGCACCACTTTTACAGACAGCAGGGCTTTGAAGGGAAAAGTACAGGCTTTAGTAAGCCATTAAAATAGCGAAATATCAAGGAGTTTGATGGAATGGAGCGGTTATTAACTGAAAGTGATTTAATAGCGTTAATTGAGTCAGATACATGGATGATGACTATTTTACGCTGTGTCGAGCAACTACAATTACCTGACTGCTGGGTATGTGCTGGATTTATTCGTTCAAAGGTATGGGACCATTTGCATGAATATAAAGATAGAACCCCTTTGGGGGATATTGATGTCATTTATTTTGATAAACAATGTATCTCAGAACAACTAGAGAAGCAATATGAGCAGCGATTGTTACAATCCTTACCAAAAGAACCGTGGTCTGTGAAAAATCAAGCTAGAATGCATGTTATTAACGATAGTGAACCCTATCAATCTGCCGTTGATGGCATTGCGCATTTTCCTGAATTACCAACAGCGATTGGCGTAAGGCTTACACAAGGTGCACTGGAAATTGTAGCGCCCTATGGCACACACCAATTGCTGTCGGGCATTGTTGCGCCTACACCTTATTTTGATGAAAATACACATTTACATGATATTTATCAAAAGAGGATACATAACAAACAATGGCAAAAGGTGTGGCCGAAACTAGCATTCGTATCCTCGATATAGCGAAAGGTGCTGACAAAATTGCAGTCAGAAAAGAAGCAAATTATTATGCATTATGAAAAATCGATACTGTGGCTAGAGCGACTTTCGGATGTTACGGAAAAGCAGTGGCGTATGCCAATCCAACAAGGAAAATGGACTGTGGCCGAAGTTATTGGACATCTAAGCCCGTGGGATGAATTTGTATTGCATGAACGAATTCCCTTTCTCTCGACACAAGAGCAGATGCCTAAGGGGCCCAATGTGGAACAGATGAATGATGAAGCAGCCAGCATTAGTCGTTTGCAAAGTATGGAGCAAACATTGCAAGCGCTACTTAAGAATCGGCGTTTACTGTTAGAGGCGATTGTTCATTTAACGGATGAATTGTGGCAGCAACGCTTACAAATAGGGCGTTCGGAGCTTACATTGTACAGTTATTTTTCAGGGTTAGTCGAACATGATCGGCATCATTTTTCACAAGTTCAAAATGTTATAGGTGAGATGGAATGGAAATAAATATAAATCAAATTATTGATTATTATGCACAGGCAACTGTGAATTTCGTTGATATTTTTACAAATAAAATGGAACCAAATCTAAAAGATATAGGGCGTACAACAGCGCCAGGGAAATGTGGATTAGTGTTCCCACTGGCAGGCAGAGCGTCTTTTAGTTTTAATGGTACCCCCTATCTAATGGAGCCAGGAATGGTTGTCCATGCAGGGCCGCAAATGCCAATAGAAATTCAGACGATTGGTGATAAGGCGTGGGAGTATGCGGTAGTCCATTATCATCTACCAGCAGAAGAGGTGGCTCTTTATCCATTAGCAACACAGCATTTCTCAATCAAAACAGGTGAGCACTCAAAAATTATAAATCTCGTGCAACAACTAATAGAAAGCTACGCAATGCCAGGGAGTATGGCAACATTTAAATCAAAGTCGTTATTTATGAATTTAGTAGAAGCGATATTAATTTCGGCAAAAATGAAGGTGCTTGATACAGCAAATGAAATGATGGAGCAGGTAATACAATACATACACGAGCATTATTCGAAACCATTGTCGGTGTCGAAAATTGCACAGGAATTCGGTGTAGAGCGTCGGCGATTTGCCTATCTTTTTGAACAGCATACAGGTATGAATCCTAGTAGCTATTTAACAGAATACCGCATGCGGAGGGCAAAGGAATTGCTACAATTTTGTGACTCTACTGTAGCTGAAATTGCTGAATGTGTAGGCTATGTTGATAGCTTTTATTTTAGCCGTGTCTTTAAAAAAAGTACTGGTATGTCTCCAACAGCATATCGCAAAGTAATGCTAGAAGAAGCTAAGTATGTTTAAAGAAGTCAATAGAAAACATCGTTAAAAACCCGTAAACCCGTGGAACGCATCATTAATAGCTGGATAAAAAGTGTTAGATTGATTGCAGTCAATCTAACACTTTTTCTTTTATGATTAGTCTCTTTTTTTTAAAATACATTCGGCAAAAATCCATATAGAAAATAAAATTGTCCATTCACAACTATTTTTCTCTTTGGTAGGATAGAATTCGTAAATGATAATGACTATCAATTAAATAATCAATTGCTATTGACATATAAATGAAAATGATTATCATTATCGTTAGTAGATGAAAATAATGAGGAGAGATTCATTGTGAATAAATATATTAAAATGTGTGCACCTGCACTTTTAGCACTATCCCTTGCTGCGTGTGGTACTGATAAAGAGGAGTCCACACCTGTCAAAAATGACACAGCCGAAACAAGTACGACTGCAACGCAAACGGAACAAGCGTCAACACAAAACATTACATATTTAGGTGAGACATATGAACTGCCAGCAAAGGTTGAAAACATTGTAGCGGCAAGTTTAGAGTCTATGGAAGACGCGGCAATGCTTGGTATCAAGCCAATTGGTGTACTTGACATTGGTGGGAAAATTCCATCATATCTTTCAAAAGAATTAGAAGGTGCAACACTAGTCGGCAATAAAATGGAGCCGAATGCTGAAGCAATTTTAGCCCTTGATCCTGATGTTATTATAGGTACTTCAAAATTCCCTGAGGAAACGGCTGAAAAACTTAATAAAATTCAAACAATGATTCCTTACTCACATATTTCAACAAACTGGAAAGAAAATTTAACACTCCTTGCACAGCTTACTGGAAAAGAAGACGATGCTAAAAAGATTATTGCAGACTATGAAGCGAAAGTAGCGGATGCTCAAGCTAAATCAAAAGAGCAACTAGCGGACAAGGAAGTATTAATTATTCGCTTACGTGGCGGTGTTATGTACATCTATCCTGCAGGCGTTTACTTAAATCCAGTACTTTATGAGGATTTAGGTGCACCAGTACCTGAAATTTTAAATAATACAAAAGCGCAAGCGGAACTTTCACTTGAAACGTTAGCAGAGATTGACCCAGATGCGATTTTCTTACAATTTGAGGAATCTGAAAATACAGATGCTCCGAAAGCATTAGAAGATTTGCAAAAAAATCCGATTTTTGCAAGCTTAAAAGCAACAAAAAGTGAACAGGTTTTCGTCAATGCCATTGATCCTCTAGCTCAAGGTGGTACTGCTTGGTCTAAGGTTAAATTCCTAGATGTCGCAGCGGAAAAATTACTTAAATAGAAGCAAGTAGGCTGGTAGTAGAATTGGTGCAAGCACCTGGCTATTACCAGCCTTTTATAAGATACAGATTAAATAGAAAAAGGTGTGGCAGGTGAAAAAATCAAACATAGTATCATTTTCTATATTAGTAGCTTCACCTTTCTTAATTGCGATTGTGGCTTTAATTTCTGTCATGTACGGCACAAAGGATATTAGCACCTTAACCGTATGGCAATCACTTACGGCATTTGATGCTGGGAATATTGATCATCAAATTGTTCGAACTAGTCGTATTCCTAGAATTTGCGCTGTCTTACTAGTAGGTGCGTTTTTGGCAGTAGCTGGTGCGGTTATGCAAGGTATTACACGAAATTATTTAGCATCTCCGTCATTAATGGGCGTTAATGATGGCTCTGCATTTGTTATTACAATAGCAATTGTATTTTTTCCAGGACTTCCAAATTACCAGATGATTTTGCTATCTATGCTCGGCTCTGCACTAGGCGCTGGCATCGTTTTCGG
Proteins encoded in this region:
- the abc-f gene encoding ribosomal protection-like ABC-F family protein, which translates into the protein MKEFLKLQNVQYEVNDTLIFENVNATVKQGEVIGIIGKNGAGKSTLLQLIQGILTPTTGQLLWLQQIKIAYVEQEQAAIENGEVSAEEANLLAKWHVPNTEFTALSGGEKLKRRLARGFSQHAQLLLLDEPTNHLDEASTALLIAQVKKYGGTIIVVSHDRYFLDEVATKIWSLEDGKLHEHSGHYTSYMAAREQQRLAQQRAYEKQQKNIERIEAQMNELSSWSHKAHAQSTKQEGVKEFYRVKAKRMDAQVKSKKKRLEKELAKNKVEQLKQEEEVRFSVETSQRVGKRFLECKHVTKSFHHRLILKDVNMTIKFGEKIAITGPNGSGKTTLLKVLTGQEKADGDIWISPAANIGYLTQDVFDLPLELTPEQYFYKETFEERGKVRNVMKHLGFTASHWTAPIGNMSMGERVKCKLMAYILEEKNVLILDEPTNHLDLPSREQLEKTLELYTGTLLVVSHDRYFLEKTTNIVWELKNNGIERKWKESAPSQVNDTSALRLTLENERQEILGKLSFLTAKDKEYAMLDRKFNDLTKQINELR
- a CDS encoding SRPBCC family protein; this encodes MLATIQKHQSVYIAQFTCPLSHAISEVWAVLTDNGKLQKWMSNLEMVDLKKNGNMRFNMNDGTDAFIEMAITDYIEQEVLEFEWGKDSVRFMLSPTSDGSILILRETIGQLSDHTPKDLAGWHICLEQLSDLLNGIVHKEFPMEAWQNRVAEYTLLVDEAEK
- the pdxR gene encoding MocR-like pyridoxine biosynthesis transcription factor PdxR, coding for MLWIPINRALDIPLNKQVYQQIREKILNGTLQGGERLASTRKLCSELSVSRNVILEAYDQLIAEGFIVSYRGSGTFVTDGALLTQSNKVVLKNRTEEKKEEMKIDFRSGIPALSLFPRKTWAKLSHRIWNDTNPTLFGYDLPEGRYELRDVLANYLLRTRGVECHPEQIVITSGATQALTIIARLLLSANDIAIMEDPITNDIQTIFTSSGASIYAIPVDQSGMRTSLLPHNQQPKFVFITPSHQFPLGGTLPIQRRIQLINYARQKQCYLVEDDYDSEFRYEGPPVSSLQGLDPNRVLYVGSFSKILSPALRIGYLVLPIDLVEKCRQLKWFSDLHTPSVEQLILAHFIKEGYLERHIAKMKKYYKNNRDFLIDCLHTTFSNRIKILGYSTGLHLVVEIQNINFSRALLEKIEHFGVKVYPVEDHSISKGNHNNRIILGFGHLKKDEIQEGVTRLFQAVFHK
- a CDS encoding proline dehydrogenase family protein → MKRPEELVTQALKSAARNNEMKNDLQQSKELYPLLSKAARRYVAGEERAEAISIAKNFLAKDYQISLEFIGENTDNLEECQKATNEFMKLIEELGTLAMGQTVSFDLSHIGLSINKEIAYKHLLQLVQQAKKYGIILMISMEESLKTDDILNIYKKIAIEYNNIGITLQAHLYRTALDIQELVQYSGKIRIVKGAFQEPNTIALKRSEELNRRYLQYVDQLVKLNHPISIATHDESIIQVMEQRQYFQQTNVEIETLYGIRPELIRGLKEKGYNGKVYLPYGQDWYLYLCHRLAENPENLYLAVTDMLSTALVDSSEDY
- a CDS encoding DMT family transporter gives rise to the protein MKNQIISIINISLAMSIVGSSVVAGKLIVQSFPVFLASELRFLVATIILVPILLIAEGMPSIRKKDYLLLFLQALSGVFLFNIFMLFGLTQTTATEAGLITSTVPACTGLLSFFLLKEKLTKNIVLGICIAMMGITTIHAPGMFGISNTPHISVVGNLLVFGAIMCESLFIIVGKFISRRVSALAISTIVSCFGTILFLPFALYESRQFAYEKVSFAEWGIILYFGIVVTVIAFILMHLGIAKVSASMAGILTGFLPISSIALSSLLLGEAITSVQLIGCVLVLVAIFYLSRQPATK
- a CDS encoding YybH family protein, producing the protein MDYQQALTRYIDATNTHDFNNVKALLHPQAVYWFTDKTCTTLEEIEAYFNHAWHVIKDEVYRAANVQWLTVDETTATCIYTYHYEGYHNGTFVSGSGRATNVFTVVNNEWKLIHEHLSS
- a CDS encoding GNAT family N-acetyltransferase, coding for MKIISVREEPRYAQLATSYIQSKWASEETMMLYEDCISHCIEAQAPLPQWYLLMDNDEIIGCAGLITNDFISRMDLYPWVCAVYIEENHRGHAYGALLLEQAKKDAQQHGFSHLYLSTDHIGLYERYGFSHIGTGYHPWGESSRIYAAKLD
- a CDS encoding GNAT family N-acetyltransferase, with product MQIRSAGIHDIKALTLLMEQLGYPTTEDKMMQRFQALAANPSYHTLVAEVDGYVVGMAGLCHSLFYEHDGCYVRIVAFVVDSNYRRKGIGQKLLEAIEYWAVEQDASALVLNSGNREERIAAHHFYRQQGFEGKSTGFSKPLK
- a CDS encoding nucleotidyltransferase family protein; the protein is MERLLTESDLIALIESDTWMMTILRCVEQLQLPDCWVCAGFIRSKVWDHLHEYKDRTPLGDIDVIYFDKQCISEQLEKQYEQRLLQSLPKEPWSVKNQARMHVINDSEPYQSAVDGIAHFPELPTAIGVRLTQGALEIVAPYGTHQLLSGIVAPTPYFDENTHLHDIYQKRIHNKQWQKVWPKLAFVSSI
- a CDS encoding DinB family protein — its product is MQSEKKQIIMHYEKSILWLERLSDVTEKQWRMPIQQGKWTVAEVIGHLSPWDEFVLHERIPFLSTQEQMPKGPNVEQMNDEAASISRLQSMEQTLQALLKNRRLLLEAIVHLTDELWQQRLQIGRSELTLYSYFSGLVEHDRHHFSQVQNVIGEMEWK
- a CDS encoding AraC family transcriptional regulator yields the protein MEININQIIDYYAQATVNFVDIFTNKMEPNLKDIGRTTAPGKCGLVFPLAGRASFSFNGTPYLMEPGMVVHAGPQMPIEIQTIGDKAWEYAVVHYHLPAEEVALYPLATQHFSIKTGEHSKIINLVQQLIESYAMPGSMATFKSKSLFMNLVEAILISAKMKVLDTANEMMEQVIQYIHEHYSKPLSVSKIAQEFGVERRRFAYLFEQHTGMNPSSYLTEYRMRRAKELLQFCDSTVAEIAECVGYVDSFYFSRVFKKSTGMSPTAYRKVMLEEAKYV
- a CDS encoding ABC transporter substrate-binding protein translates to MNKYIKMCAPALLALSLAACGTDKEESTPVKNDTAETSTTATQTEQASTQNITYLGETYELPAKVENIVAASLESMEDAAMLGIKPIGVLDIGGKIPSYLSKELEGATLVGNKMEPNAEAILALDPDVIIGTSKFPEETAEKLNKIQTMIPYSHISTNWKENLTLLAQLTGKEDDAKKIIADYEAKVADAQAKSKEQLADKEVLIIRLRGGVMYIYPAGVYLNPVLYEDLGAPVPEILNNTKAQAELSLETLAEIDPDAIFLQFEESENTDAPKALEDLQKNPIFASLKATKSEQVFVNAIDPLAQGGTAWSKVKFLDVAAEKLLK